The uncultured Methanomethylovorans sp. genome contains a region encoding:
- a CDS encoding elongation factor 1-beta, whose translation MGDVAATMKIMPESVETDLNDLKSKLEAVIPEGASLFGSKIEPVAFGLKALVMVIMVGDIEGGTEQVETAFAAVPGVESVQVTEVGRPL comes from the coding sequence ATGGGTGATGTAGCAGCAACAATGAAGATAATGCCAGAAAGTGTGGAAACCGATCTTAACGACCTCAAAAGCAAGCTTGAAGCTGTAATCCCTGAGGGAGCAAGCTTATTTGGTTCTAAGATCGAACCTGTTGCTTTTGGTCTTAAAGCACTTGTTATGGTTATAATGGTAGGAGACATCGAGGGTGGCACAGAGCAGGTAGAAACTGCCTTTGCTGCGGTTCCTGGTGTCGAAAGCGTACAGGTTACAGAAGTGGGCAGACCACTCTAA
- a CDS encoding saccharopine dehydrogenase C-terminal domain-containing protein: MKKHFSNKILIIGYGSVSQCTLPLLMDKLNVPLENITLIDFEDKSKALKKYTNQGLTFVCERITPKNLDRVLSQYVENNGLIIDLSWNIDSNEIIKWCHDHNILYINTSVEIWNPDEAFLTRDMLEKSLYIRQMKLLELSRDWKNAPTAVVDHGANPGLITHFVKQGLLDIAARICADKKVSPEDEQEIAILSKNRNFARLAQKLGVKVIHCSERDTQVANRAKEVNEFVGTWSIEGLREEGTAPVEIAWGTHESKLPPLAHIPPYGPKNVIFLPQMGFNTWVRSWIPNEEIVGMAIRHGEAYGLSHMLTVWDDDNAIYRPTVHYAYMPCHDTLSSLCELRGRNYELQSQLRIMTNEIISGEDIMGALLMGHSYNSWWTGSSLSIEEARSLAPGQNATTIQVAAGIVAAVLWMLENPREGIKTPEDLPHDFVLDIARPYLGTFISTPSDWTPLKNRKIFFKENPAVKHDPDPWQFENFLFVG; encoded by the coding sequence ATGAAAAAGCATTTTTCAAACAAAATCCTCATTATCGGTTATGGTTCAGTTTCACAATGCACGTTACCCCTTTTAATGGACAAACTTAATGTTCCGCTAGAAAACATTACCTTAATTGATTTTGAAGACAAATCAAAAGCCCTGAAAAAGTATACCAATCAGGGATTGACATTTGTTTGTGAAAGGATCACCCCGAAAAATCTTGATCGGGTTTTATCGCAATATGTGGAAAACAATGGCTTGATCATTGACCTTTCATGGAATATTGATTCCAATGAAATCATTAAATGGTGCCATGATCACAATATATTGTACATTAACACTTCAGTTGAAATATGGAATCCCGATGAGGCATTTTTAACTAGAGATATGTTGGAAAAATCGCTTTATATACGGCAAATGAAATTGCTTGAATTATCCCGTGATTGGAAAAATGCACCCACTGCTGTTGTTGACCATGGTGCAAATCCAGGCCTCATTACTCACTTCGTAAAGCAGGGATTGCTGGATATTGCCGCTCGCATCTGTGCTGATAAGAAAGTATCTCCTGAAGATGAACAAGAGATTGCCATTCTCTCAAAGAACAGGAATTTTGCCCGTTTGGCCCAGAAACTTGGAGTCAAAGTAATCCATTGTAGTGAGCGAGATACTCAAGTAGCAAATCGGGCAAAAGAGGTCAATGAATTTGTGGGGACATGGAGCATTGAAGGATTAAGGGAAGAAGGAACAGCTCCTGTAGAAATAGCTTGGGGAACACATGAGAGTAAATTGCCGCCGTTGGCACATATTCCTCCGTACGGACCAAAAAATGTGATCTTTTTGCCCCAGATGGGATTTAATACATGGGTCAGATCATGGATACCTAATGAAGAGATTGTAGGTATGGCAATACGTCATGGTGAAGCATATGGACTTTCACATATGTTGACTGTTTGGGATGATGATAATGCAATCTATCGACCAACCGTACATTATGCTTATATGCCATGTCATGATACCCTCTCCTCTCTTTGTGAACTGCGAGGCAGGAATTATGAGCTTCAATCTCAACTAAGGATTATGACAAATGAGATCATATCCGGCGAGGATATAATGGGGGCGCTATTGATGGGTCATTCATACAATTCCTGGTGGACTGGCAGTTCTTTGAGTATCGAAGAAGCTAGATCCCTTGCTCCCGGTCAGAATGCAACTACTATTCAGGTAGCTGCAGGCATTGTTGCTGCTGTACTCTGGATGCTTGAAAATCCGAGAGAAGGTATTAAAACGCCCGAGGACTTGCCTCATGATTTTGTTCTTGATATTGCCAGACCGTATCTTGGAACGTTTATTTCAACGCCCTCGGACTGGACACCGCTTAAGAACCGCAAAATATTTTTCAAAGAAAATCCTGCTGTGAAACACGATCCAGATCCATGGCAATTCGAAAATTTTCTTTTCGTAGGTTGA
- a CDS encoding HVO_2753 family zinc finger protein → MVNKVANCTSCGINLEERGFARFPCPVCGAEIGRCVSCRQQSNPYTCPKCGFVGP, encoded by the coding sequence ATGGTAAACAAGGTAGCAAACTGTACTTCATGCGGTATTAACTTAGAGGAACGTGGTTTTGCCCGGTTCCCATGCCCAGTATGCGGTGCAGAAATAGGAAGATGTGTGAGCTGCAGACAGCAGAGCAACCCTTACACCTGCCCAAAATGCGGTTTCGTAGGTCCATGA
- a CDS encoding amino acid kinase — MGIAKSRVVLKVGGSLMDNAPELLIYLQEELKLRSVSTPSVLIVPGGGVFADSIRNLHEKEGISDDAAHWMAILGMEQYAYYLADKSGIRTTDDLSRLTLGISILMPYRLLRSMDPLPHSWNVTSDCIAAWIASILDARLVKVTDVDGVLINGKIVATVDAAKLKEMGESCVDKMLPELLIKDSRDCMVINGNYPERVLAALEEKAVRGTLIKGNI; from the coding sequence ATGGGTATTGCAAAAAGTCGCGTTGTTCTAAAAGTAGGGGGCAGTCTTATGGACAATGCTCCTGAACTTCTCATTTATTTGCAGGAAGAACTAAAGTTAAGATCCGTATCTACCCCCTCAGTGCTGATAGTACCTGGAGGCGGTGTTTTTGCAGATAGTATAAGAAATCTCCATGAAAAAGAAGGCATTAGTGATGATGCAGCCCATTGGATGGCAATCTTAGGAATGGAACAATATGCGTATTACCTTGCCGACAAAAGCGGGATTAGAACAACGGATGATTTGAGTAGGTTGACGCTAGGAATTTCTATTCTAATGCCTTATAGACTGCTGCGGAGCATGGATCCTTTGCCTCATTCATGGAATGTGACATCAGACTGTATTGCTGCATGGATAGCATCAATATTAGATGCCAGGCTGGTCAAAGTTACTGATGTGGATGGAGTACTGATCAACGGAAAAATCGTTGCAACCGTAGATGCAGCAAAACTTAAAGAGATGGGTGAAAGCTGTGTGGACAAAATGCTGCCTGAATTATTGATAAAAGATAGCAGAGATTGTATGGTTATCAATGGAAATTATCCTGAAAGAGTGTTGGCCGCTCTTGAGGAGAAAGCTGTAAGAGGCACTCTTATCAAGGGGAATATTTAA
- a CDS encoding PAS domain-containing protein, which translates to MDENVGNYDLSLRDKQATDNSLDVAYRRNLQADNLDFMSPVIEKIAGYSVQEMIAMGSIGKSCDLIHPDDLPLVNVGFSHAVDIGFGTIEYRFKHKDGKYRWFADHFMIIRDQNGKPLFSEGIMRDITEIKKA; encoded by the coding sequence ATGGACGAAAATGTAGGGAATTATGATCTTTCTCTTAGAGATAAGCAGGCAACAGATAATTCTCTTGATGTTGCATACAGACGGAATCTTCAGGCTGACAACCTTGATTTCATGAGTCCTGTGATAGAGAAGATTGCTGGTTATTCTGTACAGGAGATGATTGCAATGGGTAGTATCGGTAAATCCTGTGATCTTATCCATCCCGATGACCTACCTCTCGTTAATGTAGGATTCTCCCATGCGGTAGATATTGGTTTTGGAACTATTGAATACCGTTTCAAACATAAGGACGGAAAATACCGTTGGTTTGCCGACCACTTTATGATAATCAGGGATCAAAATGGTAAGCCTCTATTCAGCGAAGGTATCATGCGCGATATTACCGAGATCAAAAAAGCATAA
- the grpE gene encoding nucleotide exchange factor GrpE, whose amino-acid sequence MDEGLGNVDEMKPKTTENDVMDDVSVTNGAPSMEKQLCMKDEEIGQLKDRLLRLTAEFDNFRKRTVREKEEFRKFASENLLLELIEVYENFERAMESAKGTDDVGSVVKGVEMVFKQFVSILEKEGLQKMECLGAEFNPHEHEAMMHVEHPDHEENTIIGVCRPGFFLHSRVLRPAAVTVSRLPEASGEK is encoded by the coding sequence ATGGATGAAGGATTGGGAAATGTTGATGAAATGAAACCCAAAACTACTGAGAATGATGTGATGGATGATGTGTCAGTCACAAATGGCGCGCCATCTATGGAGAAGCAACTTTGTATGAAAGACGAAGAGATAGGACAATTAAAGGACAGGCTCTTACGTCTGACCGCAGAGTTTGATAACTTCAGGAAGCGCACGGTCCGGGAAAAGGAAGAGTTTCGCAAGTTCGCATCAGAGAACCTTCTTCTTGAACTCATAGAAGTTTATGAGAACTTTGAACGTGCCATGGAATCTGCAAAGGGTACAGATGATGTTGGTTCTGTGGTGAAGGGGGTTGAGATGGTTTTCAAGCAGTTTGTTTCCATTTTAGAAAAAGAAGGTCTTCAGAAAATGGAATGTCTGGGTGCAGAATTCAATCCCCATGAGCATGAGGCGATGATGCATGTTGAACATCCCGATCATGAAGAGAACACCATTATTGGAGTATGTAGACCTGGATTTTTTTTACATTCCAGGGTGCTCAGGCCCGCCGCTGTGACTGTGTCAAGGCTTCCCGAAGCATCAGGTGAAAAATAA
- a CDS encoding heat-shock protein has protein sequence MGILSENPFAQAIAVSTSMALFMIGVAMGIMTMLSPQYKPLPFAMILLIFAVIFIAASVFFENRGADHVGSLIGGGIAAFAVTFAVTAFFTGILYVVSNIGIKGIGELGWDTIVSALAICMIASMLIIKAVQHKGRGNYL, from the coding sequence ATGGGAATATTATCTGAAAATCCATTTGCGCAGGCCATCGCAGTATCTACTTCCATGGCACTATTTATGATAGGCGTTGCCATGGGCATTATGACAATGCTTAGTCCACAGTACAAACCTCTTCCTTTTGCGATGATATTGCTCATCTTTGCAGTCATATTCATTGCAGCTTCTGTATTTTTTGAAAATCGGGGTGCTGATCATGTGGGTTCACTTATAGGCGGGGGCATAGCCGCATTTGCTGTAACCTTCGCTGTGACTGCTTTTTTCACAGGTATATTATATGTTGTTAGTAATATAGGGATTAAAGGCATCGGGGAACTTGGATGGGACACAATAGTGTCAGCTTTGGCTATCTGCATGATCGCAAGTATGCTTATAATAAAAGCTGTGCAGCATAAGGGGCGTGGCAATTATCTTTAA
- a CDS encoding SDR family oxidoreductase has product MAKGFAGQGADLVIMARRFEKLEKVAEEIRDLGVKCSPVQCDVTNTDSVNNASEEAIKEYGKVDILVNCAGSAKNAGVLNMTDEEWDFTVDTDLTSVFKVTRAFAKYMVEKRYGRIINIASMYGLVGNTAIDTVAYHSSKGGVVNFTRAVAAELAKYNITCNAICPGYFATELTIDTLKTEAFTNYMKATVPMGRYGEEGELNPAAIFLASDEASYVTGAILTVDGGYTAV; this is encoded by the coding sequence ATGGCAAAAGGCTTTGCCGGACAGGGAGCAGATTTAGTTATAATGGCCCGGAGATTTGAAAAACTAGAAAAGGTGGCTGAAGAGATCAGAGATTTGGGTGTAAAATGCTCACCTGTTCAGTGTGATGTGACAAATACAGATTCAGTAAATAATGCATCAGAAGAAGCAATTAAAGAGTATGGTAAAGTAGATATTTTAGTTAACTGTGCAGGATCAGCTAAAAATGCTGGTGTACTGAACATGACTGATGAAGAGTGGGATTTTACAGTAGATACAGATCTAACCAGTGTATTTAAAGTGACCCGGGCATTTGCAAAATACATGGTTGAAAAGAGGTATGGTCGAATTATTAATATCGCTTCTATGTATGGGCTTGTGGGAAATACGGCTATTGATACTGTTGCCTATCATTCTTCTAAAGGTGGAGTGGTGAATTTTACCAGAGCTGTTGCAGCAGAACTTGCTAAATATAACATTACATGTAATGCAATATGCCCTGGGTATTTTGCGACGGAATTGACCATTGATACTTTAAAAACTGAGGCATTTACAAATTATATGAAAGCTACAGTTCCAATGGGTCGGTATGGAGAAGAAGGTGAATTAAACCCGGCTGCTATTTTCTTAGCAAGCGATGAAGCCTCATATGTGACCGGAGCGATCTTAACAGTTGATGGCGGATATACTGCTGTTTAA
- a CDS encoding M1 family metallopeptidase, which produces MEKIYKYYPDDFGELTVKVVHMDLLFDMFADHTKVTSHLKLRTLATPINELELNCKNLEILSVSCREHDIDSEYKKKDDILLIKFSQTVPENTEILIITRTICRPTKNILEGLYYDETPAGAPPQQITQCQQWGFQRIVPCIDDMVAKCTYTTTIIADERYTNLISNGDIIEARHSVGDGRDSIVYDNSITPMAPYLFFLGVGTYDTFKRELEYPDGQTFDLELLVPPGSDPLIAQKSLDVLYDSIMWIHLFTGSPDQYDQFEKRRDIMAMVMERDRLKSEVEGADEQNQKIRSIRDELKKAVGSIQTGYKYTGTVYREIGMQNSNFGGMENVGNTTISTNRIMPFPQMTDGAFEYLMRVKVHEFYHNLNGSEVTGRSPFEIWLNEAVTVHIERMYHAYHFGEAYSRLEEVLGFLAPGSGIFALDRGAASMPIIPDGFNDPDDLITSVTYVKAPEFVTMIETMMGKETFVKALNVYHSRYKHSNASSWDWVEVMEEVSGYEFKDMAKTWLKQTQFPMVHANSSYDENERTFTLFLEQEVPEGGTFWDFPFCAALVDREGNDLAEVTELMNGKEKKIVITDVEKPAFSSLNRGYSFFGKVVHDVDIDELILQAKKDRDLINRFIAFYRIVDIEKMRLIEDTTRLPSKEFTDLYNEFIQDQDLMKETGAQFLTIFESVEDEKLAHRYQLLYEVKQKLLKAIASRHEDSLIALHRVYNKKNFKNTDYLNEQINAIKNRQVKNTCLSVLSTLDNPIVHDMIREQFETAQNSTDKLSAFGYYLGSSAPDRIQLMQAFQKEAEKHPVSWEAFLRVIGSSSGNDVFDLVRQVEQSKAFRIEQANDQRALYGSFALNRKKSLQTEKGRKLLGDIVLKLAEVNEYSTVNILNVLANIDKMEDEYHIPLVGMMICFLDRFDPDHTPSVYNRIRKILLNSPKAVKRYEVVNGKINLG; this is translated from the coding sequence ATGGAAAAAATATATAAATATTATCCAGATGATTTTGGAGAATTAACTGTAAAAGTTGTACACATGGACCTCCTTTTCGATATGTTTGCTGATCATACAAAGGTAACATCCCATCTGAAATTACGAACCCTTGCCACTCCTATCAATGAACTTGAGCTGAATTGCAAAAATCTTGAGATCCTATCCGTAAGTTGCAGAGAACATGATATTGATTCTGAATACAAGAAAAAAGATGATATCCTCCTGATCAAATTCAGCCAGACAGTACCTGAGAATACTGAGATCTTGATCATTACCCGGACCATCTGCAGACCTACTAAAAATATACTGGAAGGCCTCTATTATGATGAAACCCCTGCAGGTGCTCCACCCCAGCAGATAACCCAATGTCAGCAATGGGGATTCCAGAGGATCGTACCATGTATAGATGATATGGTAGCCAAATGCACTTACACTACAACCATCATTGCCGATGAGAGATATACCAATCTCATAAGCAACGGCGACATTATAGAGGCAAGGCACTCGGTTGGAGATGGAAGGGACAGTATTGTCTATGATAACTCAATTACCCCTATGGCCCCCTATCTTTTTTTCCTGGGTGTGGGTACCTACGACACATTCAAAAGGGAGTTAGAATATCCGGATGGGCAGACCTTTGACCTGGAACTGCTGGTGCCTCCTGGCTCGGATCCATTGATAGCCCAGAAAAGTCTTGATGTTCTCTACGATTCTATTATGTGGATCCACCTTTTCACAGGTAGCCCTGATCAATACGATCAGTTTGAAAAACGCAGAGATATCATGGCTATGGTCATGGAAAGGGACCGGCTTAAAAGTGAGGTGGAAGGTGCTGATGAACAGAACCAGAAGATTCGAAGCATCAGAGATGAACTGAAGAAGGCAGTCGGATCGATACAGACTGGATACAAGTATACAGGTACAGTTTACAGGGAGATCGGTATGCAGAATTCCAATTTTGGTGGTATGGAAAATGTAGGAAATACTACCATAAGTACCAATCGCATAATGCCCTTCCCTCAGATGACTGACGGTGCTTTTGAGTATCTGATGAGGGTAAAGGTCCATGAATTCTATCATAACCTGAACGGCTCCGAGGTAACCGGGAGAAGTCCTTTTGAAATATGGCTTAATGAAGCAGTTACCGTTCATATAGAAAGAATGTATCATGCATATCATTTTGGTGAGGCATACAGTCGTCTTGAGGAAGTCCTTGGCTTTCTGGCTCCTGGCTCAGGAATCTTTGCCCTTGACCGAGGAGCAGCTTCCATGCCCATCATTCCGGACGGATTTAATGACCCTGATGATCTTATTACTTCAGTGACCTATGTAAAAGCCCCTGAATTTGTGACTATGATAGAAACCATGATGGGGAAAGAAACATTTGTTAAGGCTCTGAATGTATATCATTCCAGATATAAACATTCAAATGCTTCAAGTTGGGACTGGGTTGAAGTAATGGAAGAGGTTTCGGGATATGAATTCAAAGACATGGCAAAGACCTGGTTGAAACAGACGCAGTTCCCAATGGTCCATGCAAACTCTTCTTATGATGAAAATGAAAGGACTTTTACATTATTCCTGGAACAGGAAGTTCCAGAAGGTGGAACATTCTGGGATTTCCCATTCTGTGCAGCCCTTGTCGACAGGGAGGGGAACGATCTTGCTGAAGTTACGGAGTTGATGAATGGCAAGGAGAAAAAGATAGTCATCACTGATGTGGAGAAACCTGCTTTTTCATCCCTGAACCGGGGGTATTCTTTTTTTGGTAAAGTAGTTCATGATGTGGATATTGATGAACTGATCTTGCAGGCCAAAAAGGATCGGGATTTGATAAACAGGTTCATCGCATTCTACAGGATTGTGGATATAGAAAAAATGAGACTGATCGAGGACACAACTCGTCTTCCTTCAAAAGAGTTTACAGACCTTTATAATGAGTTCATACAGGATCAGGACCTGATGAAGGAAACAGGCGCTCAGTTCCTGACGATTTTCGAATCCGTGGAGGATGAGAAACTTGCACACAGGTACCAGTTGTTATATGAAGTTAAACAAAAACTTCTCAAAGCAATAGCAAGCAGACATGAAGATTCACTGATAGCTCTCCATAGGGTTTACAATAAAAAGAACTTTAAAAATACCGATTATCTGAATGAACAGATAAATGCAATCAAAAATCGCCAGGTAAAGAATACGTGTCTCTCTGTCCTTTCGACCCTTGATAATCCCATTGTACACGATATGATCAGGGAACAGTTTGAGACAGCTCAAAACTCCACGGATAAATTAAGTGCTTTCGGTTATTATCTAGGCAGTTCGGCACCTGACAGGATTCAGCTTATGCAGGCCTTCCAAAAGGAGGCAGAAAAACATCCGGTAAGCTGGGAAGCTTTCCTGAGGGTTATAGGAAGTAGTAGTGGCAATGATGTATTTGATCTGGTAAGGCAGGTCGAACAATCCAAGGCTTTTAGGATAGAACAGGCAAACGATCAGCGAGCTCTTTATGGAAGTTTTGCATTGAATAGAAAGAAATCTCTGCAAACTGAAAAGGGAAGAAAATTGCTTGGAGATATAGTTCTCAAACTAGCAGAAGTCAATGAGTATAGTACCGTAAATATACTCAACGTCCTTGCCAACATTGATAAAATGGAAGATGAATATCACATACCCTTGGTGGGAATGATGATTTGTTTCCTAGATCGATTTGATCCAGATCATACACCAAGTGTGTACAACAGAATCAGGAAGATACTCCTTAATTCTCCAAAAGCCGTGAAAAGATATGAAGTGGTCAATGGAAAAATTAATCTTGGTTAA
- a CDS encoding ATP-grasp domain-containing protein: MKILLAEYAMGTGMGGTFLLEGKSMLKTLVSSFSRLGHEVTYLTSGTLLPAGNAIISTGENFRNIIEEEAKKSDAGLVIGPDNILAELTSFIEDNTLNLGSKPEAVALCADKVKCTEVLLRHNIAAPRILKDEEGIKCVVKPRFGCASEDTYLTTNAKVPSGSIATEFINGEHLSVSLIAGEKTLPLCANKQLIEFMDVKNPSGLRVEYKGNTVCFSSSYKEELFLTAVEAAKILGCRGYAGVDIVYDGIPYVVDVNPRPTTSIYGISKVMDVEIADLLLKNRLGGLPESVRMTAECSFTKEDFK, from the coding sequence ATGAAGATACTACTTGCAGAATATGCAATGGGTACAGGCATGGGTGGTACTTTCCTTCTTGAAGGCAAGTCCATGCTCAAAACCCTTGTAAGCAGTTTCTCAAGACTTGGCCATGAAGTCACGTATTTGACTTCAGGTACGTTGTTGCCTGCAGGAAATGCCATAATATCAACAGGAGAAAATTTCAGGAATATCATAGAAGAAGAAGCAAAAAAAAGTGATGCTGGACTTGTAATAGGACCTGATAATATTTTAGCTGAACTTACTTCTTTTATTGAGGACAATACACTTAATCTGGGTTCTAAACCTGAAGCGGTTGCTTTATGTGCAGACAAAGTAAAGTGTACCGAAGTCCTTCTAAGGCACAACATAGCTGCTCCTCGCATCCTAAAAGATGAGGAAGGCATAAAATGTGTGGTAAAACCCAGATTTGGATGTGCTTCAGAAGATACGTATCTCACTACAAACGCTAAAGTGCCTTCTGGATCCATTGCAACAGAGTTCATAAACGGAGAACATCTGAGCGTGAGTCTCATAGCAGGAGAAAAAACGTTGCCATTATGCGCTAACAAGCAGCTCATTGAATTTATGGATGTTAAAAATCCTTCTGGGCTTCGTGTTGAATATAAAGGTAATACAGTATGTTTTTCGTCGTCCTACAAAGAAGAGCTCTTCCTAACAGCCGTGGAAGCTGCGAAGATTCTAGGGTGCCGTGGCTACGCTGGAGTGGACATTGTATATGATGGAATACCTTATGTAGTAGATGTGAATCCCAGGCCAACCACTTCGATATACGGTATATCTAAGGTAATGGATGTTGAGATAGCTGATCTGCTGCTTAAGAACAGATTGGGAGGATTACCTGAATCTGTCAGGATGACTGCAGAATGCTCCTTTACAAAGGAGGATTTCAAATGA
- a CDS encoding hydantoinase/oxoprolinase family protein, producing the protein MRYLGIDIGGANTKIATSDGTIIELHYLPLWKDTTLPQTLKNIAKRLNPDIVAVVMTGELADCFEDKLHGLKFIMRAVEDSFRCEICYIGTNGDIHKHGEDMRKLAAANWAASSRLIGEEIGDCIFVDVGSTTSDIIPIANTKHVAASTDFTRLLASELVYMGTLRTNVATLVDKVELKQGTCRVSSEFFTTTGDVYLLLEDIGPETYTCTTADGAGKSRLETMRRLARLVCADMEEISEDEVMEIARQVKEKQISLLTQAISTVSEEHGIRRIVAAGIGEFMIIEAAERLGMECISVAEKWGKEISNVFPAYAAAWLVERNAKLQ; encoded by the coding sequence ATGAGATATCTTGGTATTGACATAGGAGGAGCAAATACAAAAATAGCTACCTCAGATGGAACTATTATAGAACTCCACTATCTACCACTATGGAAAGACACTACTCTACCGCAGACACTTAAAAACATAGCCAAAAGGCTCAATCCCGATATTGTCGCAGTGGTCATGACTGGTGAACTTGCCGATTGCTTTGAAGATAAGTTGCATGGACTGAAGTTTATAATGAGGGCAGTAGAAGATTCATTTAGATGCGAAATATGCTATATCGGTACTAATGGAGATATCCATAAGCATGGTGAGGATATGAGAAAACTTGCTGCAGCAAACTGGGCAGCTTCTTCAAGACTCATTGGAGAGGAAATAGGAGATTGTATCTTTGTTGATGTGGGAAGCACTACAAGTGACATTATCCCTATAGCGAATACGAAACATGTGGCAGCATCTACTGATTTTACGAGGCTGCTTGCAAGCGAACTAGTGTATATGGGTACACTGCGTACTAACGTAGCTACTCTCGTAGATAAAGTAGAACTGAAACAGGGAACATGCAGAGTATCCTCTGAATTTTTCACCACAACAGGTGATGTTTACCTGCTGCTTGAAGATATCGGGCCGGAAACTTACACCTGTACGACTGCTGATGGAGCCGGAAAAAGCAGGCTGGAAACCATGAGAAGGCTTGCAAGGCTTGTGTGTGCGGACATGGAAGAGATATCAGAAGATGAGGTGATGGAAATTGCACGTCAGGTCAAAGAAAAACAGATAAGTCTACTCACCCAGGCAATTTCCACAGTTTCTGAGGAACATGGCATACGCAGGATAGTTGCTGCAGGTATAGGGGAATTTATGATCATCGAAGCCGCAGAAAGACTTGGGATGGAATGCATTTCTGTGGCCGAGAAGTGGGGGAAAGAGATATCCAATGTATTTCCTGCCTACGCTGCAGCTTGGCTGGTAGAAAGAAATGCGAAACTCCAGTAA